Proteins encoded together in one Otariodibacter oris window:
- the truB gene encoding tRNA pseudouridine(55) synthase TruB, which produces MARPKKKGRDIHGIFLLDKPEGESSNNVMQRVKRLFQANKAGHTGALDPLATGMLPICLGEATKFSQFLLDSDKRYIVTAKLGERTDTSDAEGQLVETRDVNVTQEQILVALPQFQGDILQVPTMFSALKHQGKPLYEYARAGITVKREARPITIFELKFIEYQSPYLTLEVHCSKGTYIRTLVDDLGEVLGCGAHVTMLRRIAVADYPTERMVTLDELQMLAENQPLAELDSYLLPMDSAVSRLPELSLTAEQTKAVGFGQRVKFDNSLNIYGLVRLFSDQAQFLGVAEIDSNNVIRPNRMVNLA; this is translated from the coding sequence GTGGCAAGACCAAAGAAAAAAGGCCGTGATATCCACGGTATATTTTTATTAGACAAGCCCGAAGGGGAAAGCTCTAATAATGTAATGCAAAGAGTAAAGCGTTTATTTCAAGCCAATAAAGCAGGGCATACGGGGGCTTTAGATCCTCTAGCAACAGGCATGTTGCCGATTTGCTTGGGGGAGGCAACGAAGTTCTCTCAATTCTTACTGGATTCAGATAAACGTTACATTGTCACTGCCAAGTTAGGTGAAAGAACTGATACCTCAGATGCGGAAGGGCAACTTGTTGAAACACGTGATGTCAATGTCACACAAGAACAAATTTTAGTAGCATTACCTCAATTTCAAGGTGATATTTTACAAGTACCGACGATGTTTTCTGCATTAAAGCACCAAGGCAAACCTTTGTATGAATATGCAAGAGCAGGCATTACTGTTAAACGAGAAGCTCGTCCCATTACTATATTTGAGTTGAAATTCATTGAGTATCAATCGCCATACTTAACTTTAGAAGTACATTGTTCAAAAGGGACTTATATTCGTACCCTTGTTGATGATTTAGGAGAAGTGCTAGGTTGTGGAGCTCATGTAACAATGCTTAGACGTATTGCGGTCGCTGATTATCCAACAGAGAGAATGGTCACGCTAGACGAATTGCAAATGTTAGCAGAGAACCAACCGCTTGCAGAATTAGATAGTTATTTATTACCAATGGATTCTGCGGTTTCTCGACTTCCTGAATTATCATTAACTGCGGAACAAACAAAAGCAGTCGGTTTTGGACAACGGGTTAAATTTGACAATTCATTAAATATTTATGGATTAGTGCGTCTTTTTTCAGATCAAGCACAATTTCTCGGTGTAGCGGAAATTGATAGTAATAATGTTATTCGCCCAAATAGAATGGTTAATTTAGCTTAA
- the accD gene encoding acetyl-CoA carboxylase, carboxyltransferase subunit beta: MSWIERILGKTSTSSSSGKSKIPEGVWTKCTSCEQVLYSEDLKRNMYVCPKCGHHMRIDPRVRLLSLLDEDSAEEMATELEPQDILKFKDLKKYKDRLVAAQKQTGEKDAFIVMYGKLYDMPVVVASFNFNFMGGSMGSVVGAKFVRAAERALEENIPFICFSASGGARMQEALLSLMQMAKTSAILAKMREKGVPYISVLTDPTLGGVSASLAMLGDINIAEPKALIGFAGPRVIEQTVREKLPEGFQRSEFILEKGAIDMIVNRKDMRDTLSRLVAKITGKPTPFRTGELIEPEEIVPDEVITAEESA, from the coding sequence ATGAGTTGGATTGAAAGAATATTAGGAAAAACCTCTACATCATCTTCAAGTGGGAAATCAAAAATTCCAGAAGGTGTTTGGACAAAATGTACCAGTTGTGAGCAGGTTTTATATAGTGAAGACCTGAAACGTAATATGTATGTTTGTCCTAAGTGTGGTCATCATATGCGTATTGATCCTCGAGTTCGTTTGCTCAGTTTATTAGATGAAGATTCAGCTGAAGAAATGGCAACAGAATTAGAGCCACAAGATATTTTAAAATTTAAAGATTTAAAAAAATATAAGGATCGTCTAGTTGCAGCACAAAAGCAAACAGGCGAAAAAGATGCCTTTATCGTAATGTATGGCAAACTCTATGATATGCCTGTTGTTGTTGCTTCATTCAATTTTAATTTTATGGGTGGATCAATGGGTTCTGTTGTGGGAGCGAAGTTCGTTCGAGCGGCAGAAAGAGCATTAGAAGAGAATATTCCATTTATTTGTTTCTCTGCATCAGGCGGGGCTCGTATGCAAGAAGCTTTACTTTCATTAATGCAAATGGCAAAAACAAGTGCAATACTTGCAAAAATGAGAGAGAAGGGTGTACCTTATATTTCTGTACTTACCGATCCAACACTAGGTGGTGTTTCTGCAAGTTTAGCCATGCTTGGTGATATCAATATTGCTGAACCAAAAGCATTAATTGGTTTTGCCGGCCCACGTGTTATTGAACAAACCGTTCGTGAAAAATTGCCTGAAGGATTCCAACGTAGCGAGTTTATATTAGAAAAAGGGGCAATTGATATGATCGTGAATCGTAAAGATATGAGAGATACGTTGTCACGCTTAGTTGCTAAAATTACTGGTAAACCGACACCATTTCGTACAGGCGAATTAATCGAGCCAGAAGAAATTGTGCCAGATGAAGTTATTACCGCAGAAGAAAGTGCATAA
- a CDS encoding amino acid aminotransferase — MFSHIQAAPADPILGLGEAFKADTRANKINLGIGVYKDAKGQTPIVKAIKEAETRLLAEENTKNYLTIDGRADFNKQTQALLFGETAEIITSGRAKTAQSLGGTGALRIAAEFVKRQTNAKNVWISTPTWPNHNAIFNAVGMNIKEYRYYNKETKALDWDNLIADLSKAEEGDVVLLHGCCHNPTGIDPTPEQWETLAKMSAEKGWLPLFDFAYQGFANGLEEDAFGLRTFAKNHRELLVSSSFSKNFGLYNERVGAFTLVADNAEVANNAFSHVKTIIRVLYSNPSSHGASAVATVLADDKLRADWIAELAEMRDRIKSMRTKFVQLLKEKGATQNFDFIIAQNGMFSFSGLTPEQVDRLKEEFGIYIVRSGRINVAGITDDNIDRLCECIVQVL; from the coding sequence ATGTTTAGTCATATCCAAGCAGCTCCAGCAGACCCAATTTTAGGTTTAGGTGAAGCCTTTAAAGCAGATACTCGAGCAAATAAAATTAATTTAGGTATTGGGGTATATAAAGATGCAAAAGGTCAAACACCAATCGTAAAAGCAATTAAAGAAGCTGAAACTCGTCTATTAGCAGAAGAAAACACTAAAAATTATTTGACTATTGATGGTCGAGCTGATTTTAATAAACAAACGCAGGCATTGCTGTTTGGCGAAACTGCAGAAATAATAACCTCTGGGCGCGCAAAAACCGCCCAAAGTTTAGGTGGTACAGGTGCATTACGTATTGCTGCTGAATTTGTTAAACGTCAAACCAATGCTAAAAATGTATGGATTTCTACGCCAACTTGGCCAAATCACAATGCTATTTTTAATGCTGTAGGCATGAATATCAAAGAATATCGTTATTACAACAAAGAGACCAAAGCATTGGATTGGGATAATTTAATTGCTGATCTTAGCAAAGCTGAAGAAGGTGACGTTGTTCTATTACATGGTTGTTGCCATAATCCTACCGGCATCGATCCAACACCAGAACAATGGGAAACTTTAGCCAAAATGTCAGCAGAAAAAGGCTGGTTACCATTATTCGACTTTGCTTATCAAGGCTTTGCGAACGGTTTAGAGGAAGATGCTTTTGGTTTACGTACTTTTGCTAAAAATCACCGTGAATTATTGGTATCAAGTTCATTCTCTAAAAACTTCGGTTTATACAATGAACGTGTTGGCGCTTTCACGCTTGTTGCAGATAATGCAGAAGTGGCAAACAATGCATTCAGTCACGTTAAAACAATTATTCGTGTACTCTACTCTAACCCATCATCTCACGGTGCAAGTGCTGTTGCGACTGTTTTAGCTGATGATAAATTACGTGCAGATTGGATTGCTGAATTAGCTGAAATGCGTGATCGCATCAAATCAATGCGTACTAAATTTGTTCAACTTTTAAAAGAAAAAGGGGCAACACAAAACTTTGACTTTATCATTGCTCAAAATGGTATGTTCTCATTCAGTGGCTTAACCCCAGAACAAGTTGATCGCTTAAAAGAAGAATTTGGTATCTATATCGTTCGCTCTGGTCGTATCAACGTTGCAGGTATCACTGATGATAATATCGATCGTCTGTGTGAATGTATCGTACAAGTACTTTAA
- the infB gene encoding translation initiation factor IF-2, whose amino-acid sequence MSDNENTKTPKKLSLQRRTKTTVSATTSNGKAKEVQVEVRKSRKVDTEAAKKAAEAAKLKAEKEAAEKAAKEKAEQAAKVAEEKKAAEAIKQEETKKVVHQPPVMPNKQAKPVQKAEKAAKVEKVVDAEKEAKRKEEAELRRKQEELARQKVEEEAKKAAEEARRLAELTSSETEDTPADDSVEDDRFTSTYALEAERDSERRSENRGRKQTKAKKGRDDESSKSEREANRRNQKGGMGKGKHGKKKGSALQQAFTKPAQAVNRDVVIGETITVAELANKMAVKATEIIKTMMKMGEMVTINQVIDQETAQLVAEEMGHKVILRKENELEESVLEDRDVNAEKVTRAPVVTIMGHVDHGKTSLLDYIRKAKVADGEAGGITQHIGAYHVETEEGKVITFLDTPGHAAFTSMRARGAKSTDIVVLVVAADDGVMPQTIEAVQHAKAAGAPIVVAVNKIDKPEANPDRVEQELLQYEVVSEKFGGDVLFVPVSAKKGLGIDELLEAILLQADVLELTAVKDGMASGVVIESYLDKGRGPVATILVQSGTLNRGDIVLCGFEYGRVRAMRDENGKEIQEAGPSIPVEVLGLSGVPAAGDEATVVRDEKKAREVALYRQGKFRDVKLARQQKAKLENMFTNMAEGDVAELNVIVKADVQGSVEAISQALNELSTDEVKVKVVGSGVGGITETDATLAAASNAIVLGFNVRADASARRIIESEHIDLRYYSIIYELLNEIKAAMSGMLQPEFKQEIIGLAEVRDVFRHPKFGAIAGCMVTEGIVKRNNPIRVLRDNVVIFEGELESLRRFKDDVAEVRNGMECGIGVKNYNDVKVGDQIEVFEVVEVKRTI is encoded by the coding sequence ATGAGCGACAACGAAAATACTAAAACACCTAAAAAACTTAGCTTACAGCGTAGAACAAAAACAACGGTAAGTGCAACAACTTCTAATGGTAAAGCGAAAGAAGTGCAAGTAGAAGTCCGTAAATCTCGTAAAGTTGACACTGAGGCAGCTAAAAAAGCAGCAGAAGCCGCTAAATTAAAAGCTGAAAAAGAAGCGGCAGAAAAAGCTGCAAAAGAGAAAGCAGAACAAGCGGCAAAAGTTGCTGAAGAGAAAAAAGCGGCTGAAGCAATTAAACAAGAAGAAACGAAAAAAGTAGTTCACCAGCCACCAGTAATGCCTAACAAACAAGCCAAGCCAGTTCAAAAAGCTGAAAAAGCAGCTAAAGTAGAAAAAGTGGTTGATGCAGAAAAAGAAGCAAAACGCAAAGAAGAAGCTGAACTTCGTCGTAAACAAGAAGAATTAGCCCGTCAGAAAGTTGAAGAAGAAGCGAAAAAAGCAGCTGAGGAAGCTAGACGTTTAGCAGAATTAACAAGCAGTGAAACTGAAGATACTCCAGCAGATGATTCAGTTGAAGATGATCGTTTTACCTCAACTTATGCATTAGAAGCAGAACGTGATTCTGAACGTCGCAGTGAAAACCGTGGACGCAAACAGACCAAGGCGAAAAAAGGCCGTGATGATGAATCAAGTAAATCTGAACGTGAAGCAAATCGCCGTAATCAAAAAGGCGGAATGGGTAAAGGTAAACATGGTAAGAAGAAAGGTAGTGCATTACAACAAGCCTTTACTAAACCAGCTCAAGCCGTAAACCGTGATGTTGTGATTGGTGAAACGATTACTGTTGCAGAATTAGCGAATAAAATGGCAGTTAAAGCAACTGAAATCATCAAGACTATGATGAAAATGGGTGAAATGGTTACGATTAACCAAGTGATTGACCAAGAAACTGCACAGCTTGTTGCAGAGGAAATGGGACATAAAGTTATTCTACGTAAAGAGAATGAACTTGAAGAATCAGTATTAGAAGATCGTGATGTTAATGCAGAAAAAGTAACCCGTGCGCCAGTTGTAACCATTATGGGACACGTTGACCATGGTAAAACGTCATTACTTGACTATATTCGTAAAGCTAAAGTTGCAGATGGCGAAGCGGGTGGTATTACACAGCATATCGGTGCTTACCACGTAGAAACAGAAGAAGGTAAAGTAATTACTTTCTTAGATACTCCAGGACATGCTGCATTTACTTCAATGCGTGCTCGTGGTGCGAAATCGACTGATATCGTTGTACTTGTTGTTGCTGCTGATGATGGCGTAATGCCACAAACAATTGAAGCGGTTCAGCATGCTAAAGCAGCAGGCGCACCAATTGTTGTTGCAGTGAACAAAATTGATAAACCAGAAGCAAACCCTGATCGTGTAGAGCAAGAATTACTTCAATACGAAGTGGTTTCTGAAAAATTCGGTGGTGACGTGTTATTCGTTCCAGTCTCTGCGAAAAAAGGTTTAGGTATTGATGAATTACTTGAAGCGATTTTACTTCAAGCAGACGTTCTTGAATTAACCGCAGTGAAAGATGGTATGGCATCAGGGGTCGTAATTGAATCATACTTAGATAAAGGTCGTGGTCCAGTTGCAACTATCCTTGTTCAATCAGGTACCTTAAATCGTGGCGATATTGTGCTTTGTGGCTTTGAATATGGTCGTGTTCGTGCAATGCGTGATGAAAACGGAAAAGAAATTCAAGAGGCAGGTCCTTCAATTCCTGTTGAGGTACTTGGTCTTTCAGGCGTACCAGCCGCAGGGGATGAAGCAACCGTTGTTCGTGACGAGAAAAAAGCACGTGAAGTAGCATTATATCGTCAAGGAAAATTCCGTGATGTGAAATTAGCACGTCAGCAAAAAGCGAAATTGGAAAATATGTTTACCAATATGGCAGAAGGCGATGTCGCAGAATTGAACGTTATCGTTAAAGCTGACGTACAAGGTTCTGTGGAAGCAATTAGCCAAGCGTTAAATGAACTTTCAACAGATGAAGTGAAAGTGAAAGTTGTCGGTTCTGGTGTAGGTGGTATCACTGAAACTGATGCAACACTTGCAGCAGCATCTAATGCTATTGTACTTGGATTTAACGTTCGTGCGGATGCGTCAGCTCGTCGTATTATTGAAAGTGAACATATTGATTTACGTTATTATTCAATCATTTATGAATTGTTAAATGAAATCAAAGCTGCAATGAGCGGTATGTTACAACCAGAATTCAAACAAGAAATCATTGGTTTAGCAGAAGTACGTGATGTATTCCGCCACCCTAAATTTGGGGCGATTGCAGGTTGTATGGTAACAGAAGGTATTGTTAAACGTAACAATCCAATCCGTGTATTACGTGATAATGTGGTTATCTTTGAAGGCGAATTAGAATCTCTTCGTCGCTTTAAAGATGACGTAGCAGAAGTGCGTAACGGTATGGAATGTGGTATCGGCGTGAAAAACTACAACGATGTAAAAGTGGGCGACCAAATTGAAGTCTTTGAAGTTGTTGAAGTAAAACGTACTATCTAA
- the rbfA gene encoding 30S ribosome-binding factor RbfA gives MAREFKRSDRVAQELQKEIAIILQREVKDPRIGMVTVSDVELSRDLAYAKVFVTFLFDEDESAVTRGLEGLNKASGYIRTLVGKAMRLRIVPELRFFYDQSLVEGMRMSSLVTNVIRQDQARHHDDEE, from the coding sequence ATGGCAAGAGAATTTAAACGTAGTGATCGTGTTGCTCAAGAATTACAAAAAGAAATCGCGATTATTTTACAAAGAGAAGTAAAAGATCCACGCATTGGCATGGTAACAGTTTCTGATGTTGAGTTAAGCCGAGATTTGGCTTACGCAAAAGTATTTGTAACTTTCTTATTTGATGAAGATGAAAGTGCAGTCACTCGTGGATTAGAGGGACTGAATAAAGCATCTGGGTATATTAGAACCTTAGTGGGTAAAGCAATGCGTTTACGCATTGTGCCAGAACTTCGTTTCTTCTACGATCAATCTCTCGTGGAAGGGATGAGAATGTCTAGCCTTGTTACCAATGTGATCCGTCAAGATCAAGCTCGTCATCATGATGATGAGGAATAA
- a CDS encoding lytic murein transglycosylase: MKKLSCLALACISLVACSNTQPAYVEVPLDANYTKSRDFSNFNDYVLFLKKKAAGEGVSEDILKSTLNIQYIPKAVELDQKQAARRRDPNTPPPPPNPNGVTNYLNKVLNQTKVNMAVNRWWEYQPQLTRASQNYGVQKEYIMALWGMESSFGRYQGSYDVLSVLATLSFDGRREKLFTQEFVNAMKMLESGYISRPEMKGSWAGAMGQTQFMPTSYLNYAVDGDQDGKKDIWNNEYDAFSSIASYLSTVGWDKNLPWGIEVKLSHPIDLSFSGLEDKNAKTLAEWQALGVYLAYPNATAVTKMNKLNKDRLWLVRPDKEVGRAFLVSNNYRTLLDWNRSNNFAVSIGKFADRILEGVQ, from the coding sequence ATGAAAAAATTATCATGTCTGGCTCTTGCTTGTATAAGCCTTGTGGCTTGTTCAAATACACAGCCTGCTTATGTTGAAGTACCATTAGATGCAAATTATACAAAATCTCGCGATTTTAGTAATTTTAATGATTATGTTCTTTTCTTAAAGAAAAAAGCGGCGGGGGAAGGCGTATCTGAGGATATACTTAAATCGACATTAAATATTCAATATATTCCTAAAGCTGTTGAGCTTGATCAGAAACAAGCAGCAAGAAGACGTGATCCAAATACACCACCTCCACCGCCCAATCCCAATGGCGTTACTAATTATCTCAATAAAGTTCTTAATCAAACAAAAGTGAATATGGCTGTAAATCGTTGGTGGGAATATCAACCTCAATTGACTAGAGCAAGCCAAAATTATGGCGTACAGAAAGAGTACATTATGGCACTTTGGGGAATGGAAAGTAGTTTTGGGCGCTATCAAGGTTCATATGATGTGTTGTCTGTTTTAGCGACATTATCATTTGATGGTCGTAGAGAAAAATTATTCACTCAAGAATTTGTTAATGCGATGAAAATGTTAGAAAGTGGGTATATCTCTCGCCCTGAAATGAAAGGCTCTTGGGCGGGCGCTATGGGGCAAACGCAATTTATGCCAACCTCTTACTTAAACTATGCAGTTGATGGTGATCAGGATGGGAAAAAAGATATTTGGAATAATGAATATGATGCCTTTTCTTCCATTGCATCTTATCTATCTACAGTAGGTTGGGATAAGAATTTACCTTGGGGTATAGAAGTTAAATTATCCCATCCCATTGATTTATCATTTTCTGGTCTAGAGGATAAAAATGCAAAAACATTGGCTGAATGGCAAGCTTTAGGTGTTTATTTAGCTTATCCAAATGCAACCGCAGTAACTAAAATGAATAAGTTAAATAAAGATAGATTATGGTTAGTAAGACCTGATAAAGAAGTTGGAAGAGCATTTTTGGTATCCAATAATTATCGTACTTTACTGGATTGGAATCGTTCAAATAATTTTGCTGTCAGTATTGGTAAATTTGCAGATCGAATTTTAGAAGGAGTTCAATAG
- the nusA gene encoding transcription termination factor NusA: MSKELLLAAEAVSNEKLLPKDAIFEALETALAISTKKKAAAEREDRKLSNGIDIDVRVVIDRKTGEFRTFRRWLVVEKVQNQTKEITLEAAQFEDPSIQLGDFIEDEIESIEFDRITMQTARQVITTKIREAERHKVVEQFRSQLDSMISATVKKVSREQIILDLGNQAEAVIVREDMLPRENFRPGDRVRGVLYQIKPESKGPQLFVTRAKPQMLEELFKLEVPEIGEELIEIKGASRDPGSRAKIAVKSNDKRIDPVGACVGMRGARVQAITNELGGERIDIVLWDDNPVQFVINAMAPADVSSIVVDEDNHSMDIAVESTSLAQAIGRNGQNVRLATQLTGWALNVMSTDELNQKHQAEDNKIIDLFVNSLEIDEEFAQILIDEGFTSLEELAYVPVEELTAIDGLEDEDLVEELQSRAKNVLTAKALAEEEALKQAQIEDKLLNLEGMDRHIAFKLAEKQITTLEELAEQGVDDLADIEELSAEKAGELIMAARQICWFS; this comes from the coding sequence ATGAGTAAAGAACTTTTATTAGCCGCAGAGGCGGTCTCAAATGAAAAACTATTGCCAAAAGATGCTATTTTTGAAGCATTAGAAACTGCATTGGCTATTTCAACTAAGAAAAAAGCAGCAGCGGAAAGAGAAGATCGTAAACTAAGTAATGGTATAGATATTGATGTGCGTGTTGTTATTGATCGTAAAACAGGCGAGTTTAGAACTTTCCGTCGTTGGCTTGTTGTAGAGAAAGTACAAAATCAAACAAAGGAAATTACGCTTGAAGCCGCACAGTTTGAAGATCCAAGTATTCAATTAGGTGATTTTATTGAAGATGAAATTGAATCTATTGAATTCGATCGCATTACGATGCAAACAGCACGCCAAGTCATCACAACAAAAATCAGAGAAGCAGAAAGACATAAAGTCGTCGAGCAATTCCGCTCTCAATTAGATAGTATGATTTCTGCAACAGTAAAAAAAGTCTCTCGTGAACAAATTATCTTAGACTTAGGTAATCAAGCAGAAGCAGTTATTGTACGTGAAGATATGTTACCACGTGAGAATTTCCGTCCAGGTGATCGTGTGCGTGGTGTCTTATATCAAATTAAACCAGAGTCTAAAGGCCCACAATTATTCGTAACTCGTGCAAAACCTCAAATGCTTGAAGAACTATTCAAATTAGAAGTCCCTGAAATTGGCGAAGAGCTAATTGAAATTAAAGGTGCTTCACGTGATCCGGGTTCTCGTGCAAAAATTGCAGTGAAAAGCAATGATAAACGTATTGACCCAGTAGGTGCTTGTGTGGGTATGCGTGGTGCACGTGTGCAAGCTATCACTAACGAATTAGGTGGTGAGCGTATTGATATCGTATTGTGGGATGATAATCCTGTTCAATTCGTGATTAATGCAATGGCACCAGCAGATGTAAGTTCAATCGTCGTTGATGAAGATAATCACTCAATGGATATCGCCGTTGAGTCAACTTCACTTGCTCAAGCAATTGGACGTAACGGCCAAAATGTTCGTCTTGCAACCCAATTAACAGGTTGGGCATTAAATGTAATGTCGACAGATGAGTTAAACCAAAAACATCAAGCGGAAGACAATAAAATTATTGATTTATTTGTGAATAGCTTGGAAATTGATGAAGAATTTGCGCAGATCCTGATTGATGAAGGTTTCACAAGTTTAGAAGAATTAGCTTATGTACCAGTTGAAGAACTGACAGCAATCGATGGTTTAGAAGATGAAGATCTTGTTGAAGAGTTACAATCTCGCGCTAAAAATGTATTGACTGCAAAAGCATTAGCAGAAGAAGAAGCTTTAAAACAAGCACAAATTGAAGATAAATTACTAAACCTTGAAGGTATGGATCGTCACATTGCCTTTAAATTAGCAGAAAAACAAATTACCACCCTTGAAGAACTTGCAGAACAAGGGGTTGATGATTTAGCTGATATCGAAGAATTATCTGCTGAAAAAGCAGGTGAATTGATTATGGCTGCACGTCAAATTTGCTGGTTTAGCTAA
- the rimP gene encoding ribosome maturation factor RimP yields MATLEQKLQELVQDSIDAMGFELVGIECQRAGRFLTVRLYIDKESGVTIDDCSDVSRQVSAIFDVEDPITDKYNLEVSSPGLDRPLFTVAHYERFIGRDVVIHLRIPMLDRRKWQGNLVSVEGDLITLNVEGNLQQFAFGNIQKANLVPVFNF; encoded by the coding sequence TTGGCAACACTAGAACAAAAATTACAGGAACTTGTACAAGATTCTATTGATGCAATGGGATTTGAACTTGTTGGCATTGAATGTCAACGCGCAGGTCGTTTTTTGACGGTTCGATTATATATTGATAAAGAAAGTGGCGTTACTATTGATGATTGTAGTGATGTGAGTCGTCAGGTAAGTGCAATTTTTGATGTCGAAGATCCTATCACTGACAAATATAATCTTGAGGTTTCTTCCCCTGGATTAGATCGTCCATTATTTACTGTGGCACATTATGAACGCTTTATTGGACGAGATGTAGTGATACATCTACGAATTCCAATGCTTGATCGCCGTAAATGGCAGGGTAATTTAGTGTCAGTAGAAGGCGATTTAATTACATTAAATGTAGAAGGAAATCTACAACAATTTGCTTTTGGCAATATTCAAAAAGCGAATTTAGTGCCAGTATTCAATTTTTAA
- the folC gene encoding bifunctional tetrahydrofolate synthase/dihydrofolate synthase: MMIQLVTPKATDSLETWLSYLEKSHFKPIDMGLERIRDVAQHLDILKPAPYVITVAGTNGKGSTCKFIETALLKAGLRVGVYSSPHLLVYNERIRIQGNSVSDEDLISTFNEIEQNKSQSLTYFEFGTLAAFHLFKQHQVDVAILEVGLGGRLDATNIVDADFAVITSIDIDHVEFLGDNREDIGREKAGIFRENIPVVIGEPDCPQSILEQASILNCRVSQRDVDWSYSIKQDELYWQSKAQQVILPMPHIPIPNTATALTVLTQLPFDISDEILQETAKIAAMPGRFQQLQDQDFAKFSHNRPLAKVIVDVGHNPHAARYLAAQLTHLKSHKKHIYAVFSALVDKDISGIVKPLTDIIDEWHCAGLTGYRGQSGTDVYNKLIHELPSAKAYQYERVEDASLVLFEKTTENDAIIVFGSFHTVADFMLWINH, translated from the coding sequence ATAATGATTCAATTAGTTACACCTAAAGCCACGGATTCTTTGGAAACGTGGCTTTCCTATTTAGAAAAAAGCCATTTTAAACCTATTGATATGGGGTTGGAACGTATTCGTGATGTGGCTCAACACTTAGATATTTTAAAGCCTGCCCCTTATGTGATTACGGTTGCGGGGACTAATGGTAAAGGTTCCACTTGTAAATTTATTGAAACTGCTTTATTGAAAGCAGGATTGCGAGTTGGGGTTTATAGTTCACCACATTTACTGGTTTACAATGAACGGATTCGGATTCAAGGCAATTCTGTTTCAGATGAAGATCTAATTAGTACATTCAATGAAATAGAACAAAATAAGTCACAATCATTAACGTATTTTGAATTTGGTACACTTGCCGCATTTCATCTTTTTAAACAGCATCAAGTAGATGTTGCAATCCTTGAAGTTGGCTTAGGGGGACGATTAGATGCAACCAATATTGTCGATGCTGATTTTGCGGTAATTACCTCTATTGATATCGATCATGTTGAATTTTTAGGTGATAACCGTGAGGATATTGGTCGAGAAAAAGCCGGCATTTTTCGTGAAAATATTCCAGTGGTTATTGGTGAGCCTGATTGCCCTCAAAGTATATTAGAGCAAGCGAGTATCCTCAATTGTCGTGTTTCACAGCGAGATGTGGATTGGTCTTATTCAATTAAGCAAGATGAGCTATATTGGCAATCAAAGGCTCAACAAGTCATTTTACCTATGCCACATATTCCAATACCTAATACAGCTACTGCATTAACCGTATTAACTCAATTACCATTTGATATCAGCGATGAAATCTTACAAGAAACCGCAAAAATAGCTGCAATGCCTGGGCGTTTTCAACAGTTACAAGATCAGGATTTTGCAAAATTTTCCCATAACCGACCGCTTGCAAAGGTCATTGTAGATGTTGGGCATAATCCACATGCAGCTCGCTATCTCGCGGCACAATTAACCCATTTAAAATCTCACAAAAAACATATCTATGCCGTATTTAGTGCTTTAGTCGATAAAGATATCTCTGGCATTGTTAAACCATTAACAGATATCATTGATGAATGGCATTGTGCGGGACTAACAGGGTATCGCGGTCAATCGGGTACAGATGTTTATAACAAACTGATACATGAACTACCTTCAGCTAAAGCTTATCAATATGAAAGAGTAGAGGATGCGAGTTTAGTACTCTTTGAAAAAACGACAGAAAATGATGCGATTATTGTATTTGGCTCATTCCATACAGTTGCTGATTTTATGCTATGGATTAATCATTAA